One Drosophila santomea strain STO CAGO 1482 chromosome X, Prin_Dsan_1.1, whole genome shotgun sequence DNA segment encodes these proteins:
- the LOC120455247 gene encoding furin-like protease 2 isoform X1: MSNTGSSRVTIGRIGSTPQITDPWSSGLEKKRPSRCGGPKSLGEPTYRKIGRRKILQMRVHDPGTTATQRATETATAKLNRIYLCTINRMAQSCIYFVLFLVILSPNTSCALRSSAGETQNYAGILSNDSASTTTYDVSSLHSSRRTNPPSSSANDDAYVDYHNDTELHKVDSGLTGGDRAGQAQAISGGKYDYNYKNTHTHASAKDEIVDPLEQQSNSLDFDGVDMFGAFSIPEEAIYTNEFAVNIPAGKQMADVIASKHGFINRGQIGSLDNYYLFQHHHVSKRSLRSSRKHQGALKSENEVKWMQQQHEKVRRKRDGPYQDLPTYSPYNLLRQHGGYVVDPNPHLSFSPESISLASHSQRMEYRDVSSHFIFPDPLFKEQWYLVSKNGGAKDGLDMNVGPAWQKGYTGKGVVVSILDDGIQTNHPDLAQNYDPEASFDINGNDSDPTPQDNGDNKHGTRCAGEVAAVAFNNYCGVGVAYNASIGGVRMLDGKVNDVVEAQALSLNPSHIDIYSASWGPEDDGSTVDGPGPLARRAFIYGVTSGRQGKGSIFVWASGNGGRYTDSCNCDGYTNSIFTLSISSATQAGYKPWYLEECSSTLATTYSSGTPGHDKSVATVDMDGSLRPDHICTVEHTGTSASAPLAAGICALALEANPELTWRDMQYLVVYTSRPAPLERENGWTLNGVKRKYSHKFGYGLMDAGAMVSLAEQWTSVPPQHICKSRENNEDRKIDGAYGYTLATHMDVNGCAGTINEVRYLEHVQCRITLRFFPRGNLRILLTSPMGTTSTLLFERPRDIVKSNFDDWPFLSVHFWGEKAEGRWTLQVINGGRRRVNQPGILSKWQLIFYGTSTQPMRLKSELLNSSPQLRSPSSSNPFLFPSASNIGQPANEGGNFNTDSFASYLNYQNIFSSAGSDPEPATATLDGQNVTASIASGSSADTLGFTASAAQLVVAPETRDGDKKILHSCDAECDSSGCYGRGPTQCVACSHYRLDNTCVSRCPPRSFPNQVGICWPCHDTCETCAGAGPDSCLTCAPAHLHVIDLAVCLQFCPDGYFENSRNRTCVPCEPNCASCQDHPEYCTSCDHHLVMHEHKCYSACPLDTYETEDNKCAFCHSTCATCNGPTDQDCITCRSSRYAWQNKCLISCPDGFYADKKRLECMPCQEGCKTCTSNGVCSECLQNWTLTKRDKCIVSGSEGCSESEFFSLSEGQCRPCHASCGSCNGPADTNCMSCPPNRLLEQSRCVSGCKEGFFMEAGSLCSPCLHTCSQCVSRTNCSNCSKGLELQNGECRTTCADGYYSDRGICAKCYLSCHTCSGPRRNQCVQCPAGWQLAAGECHPECPEGFYKSDFGCQKCHHYCKTCNDAGPLACTSCPPHSMLDGGLCMECLSSQYYDTTSATCKTCHDSCRSCFGPGQFSCKACVPPLHLDQLNSQCVSCCQNQTLAEKTSSAACCNCDGVTGECKATSTGGKRRTVVGSGSAYKSSESKHGSFESDGNAREFVLRLDSPLTAITAIAVAICLLIITIFSIIFAVLQRNSNHVSRNSVRYRKIANTSSGRRKNLSAKPTSDARFIFNIGEDEDTDGDNSDDEMDGNVGTDINRIVYDRKGNEHGHEFYIESTNDIDAIEFHCKGAQKVETQPRRCNANGDDDILQYDRNTNTNADRNPSTTSRTNIRS; the protein is encoded by the exons ATGTCAAATACGGGTTCCAGCCGAGTTACCATCGGTAGAATTGGATCCACGCCACAGATCACAGATCCATGGTCGTCCGGCTTGGAGAAGAAGCGACCTTCCCGCTGTGGAGGTCCCAAATCTCTCGGAGAGCCAACGTACCGAAAGATCGGACGGCGGAAGATACTCCAAATGCGAGTCCATGACCCTGGAACGACTGCAACACAAAGAGCAACAGAAACGGCAACGGCAAAACTCAATAGAATCTATTTATGTACAATTAACCGAATGGCACAGAgctgtatatattttgtattatttttagtaATCCTAAGCCCAAATACTAGTTGTGCTCTGCGGAGTAGTGCGGGTGAGACTCAGAATTATGCCGGAATACTCAGCAACGATAGTGCATCGACCACCACATATGATGTGTCGTCGCTGCACAGCAGTAGAAGAACAAACCCCCCATCATCATCTGCTAATGATGATGCTTATGTTGATTATCATAATGATACAGAGCTCCACAAGGTCGACTCAGGCCTTACGGGAGGTGATAGAGCGGGTCAAGCACAGGCCATTAGCGGCGGCAAATATGATTATAACTATAAAAATACTCACACACATGCCAGTGCGAAAGATGAAATTGTCGACCCGCTTGAACAGCAGTCGAATAGCCTCGACTTCGACGGGGTCGATATGTTTGGCGCCTTCAGCATTCCCGAGGAGGCGATATACACAAATGAGTTCGCCGTCAACATTCCAGCTGGCAAGCAAATGGCGGATGTTATAGCTTCCAAACATGGATTTATTAACAGAGGACAG ATCGGATCCCTGGACAACTACTACCTGTTTCAGCACCATCATGTATCGAAGCGTTCGCTGCGCTCCAGTCGCAAGCATCAGGGCGCTCTTAAATCAGAGAACGAG GTGAAATGGATGCAGCAACAGCACGAGAAGGTGCGCCGAAAGAGGGACGGCCCCTATCAGGACTTACCCACCTACAGTCCGTATAATCTTTTACGCCAACACGGCGGCTACGTTGTCGATCCGAATCCGCATCTTTCATTCTCCCCAGAATCGATTTCGTTAGCCTCGCACTCACAGCGTATGGAGTACCGGGATGTCAGCTCGCATTTTATCTTTCCGGATCCGTTGTTTAAGGAACAGTGGTATCTGGTGAGTAAA AATGGCGGCGCCAAGGATGGCTTGGACATGAACGTGGGCCCCGCCTGGCAAAAGGGTTACACCGGCAAAGGCGTGGTTGTGTCCATTCTGGACGACGGCATTCAGACAAACCATCCCGACTTGGCCCAAAACTAT GACCCCGAAGCCTCTTTCGACATAAACGGCAACGATTCGGATCCCACGCCACAGGACAATGGTGACAACAAACACGGAACCAGATGCGCTGGCGAAGTGGCCGCGGTGGCTTTCAACAATTATTGCGGAGTGGGAGTGGCGTACAATGCCAGCATTGGTG GAGTACGAATGCTGGACGGAAAGGTCAATGATGTGGTTGAGGCACAGGCATTGAGTCTCAATCCCTCCCACATCGATATATACAGCGCTTCCTGGGGACCGGAGGATGATGGCTCCACCGTTGATGGTCCTGGTCCGTTGGCCCGCCGTGCTTTCATCTACGGAGTGACCAGCGGTCGACAGGGCAAGGGCTCGATTTTCGTTTGGGCCTCTGGCAACGGTGGGCGCTACACCGACTCCTGCAACTGCGATGGCTACACCAATTCGATCTTCACCCTTTCCATTTCGAGTGCCACTCAAGCCGGGTACAAGCCCTGGTACCTGGAGGAGTGCTCCTCCACGCTGGCTACCACCTACAGCTCCGGAACGCCGGGACATGACAAGAGCGTTGCCACCGTCGACATGGACGGCAGCCTGAGGCCCGATCATATCTGTACCGTGGAACATACGGGCACTTCGGCTTCGGCACCTCTGGCAGCCGGCATCTGCGCCCTGGCGCTAGAGGCCAATCCGGAATTGACTTGGCGCGACATGCAATACTTGGTGGTTTACACCTCAAGACCGGCGCCACTGGAAAGGGAGAACGGATGGACGCTGAACGGTGTGAAGCGAAAGTACAGTCATAAGTTTGGATACGGATTAATGGATGCTGGAGCAATGGTGTCGCTGGCGGAGCAGTGGACATCCGTGCCGCCGCAGCATATCTGCAAGTCGCGAGAAAACAATGAGGATCGCAAGATAGATGGTGCATATGGGTACACTTTAGCCACGCATATGGACGTTAATGGATGTGCGGGCACCATCAACGAAGTGCGTTACCTAGAGCATGTACAATGTCGCATTACGCTACGGTTTTTCCCGCGAGGAAATCTCCGCATCCTGCTCACCTCGCCGATGGGCACTACCAGTACCCTGTTGTTCGAAAGGCCGCGCGACATTGTCAAGTCCAACTTCGATGACTGGCCCTTCCTGAGTGTTCACTTTTGGGGCGAGAAGGCGGAGGGCCGCTGGACCCTGCAGGTGATCAACGGTGGCCGCCGGCGCGTCAATCAACCGGGCATCCTGTCCAAGTGGCAACTGATATTCTATGGCACTTCCACACAGCCCATGCGGCTCAAGTCTGAGCTGCTCAACAGCAGTCCCCAGCTACGCAGCCCCAGCAGCTCCAATCCATTCCTCTTCCCATCAGCCTCAAACATTGGCCAGCCTGCCAACGAGGGAGGAAACTTCAACACAGATAGCTTTGCCAGTTACCTTAACTATCAGAACATCTTTAGCAGCGCTGGCTCTGATCCGGAACCGGCAACAGCTACGCTTGACGGTCAGAATGTTACCGCATCGATTGCTTCCGGTTCATCCGCTGATACCCTTGGATTTACCGCCTCTGCTGCCCAACTGGTGGTGGCGCCCGAAACGAGGGACGGCGACAAAAAGATCCTGCACTCCTGCGATGCCGAGTGCGACTCTTCCGGCTGCTATGGCCGTGGACCCACACAGTGCGTTGCATGCAGTCACTACCGCCTGGACAA TACTTGTGTAAGTCGCTGCCCCCCGCGCTCCTTCCCAAACCAGGTGGGAATTTGCTGGCCCTGTCACGATACCTGCGAAACGTGCGCTGGCGCCGGACCCGACAGCTGCCTCACCTGTGCTCCGGCCCACCTGCACGTCATCGATCTCGCCGTCTGCCTGCAATTCTGCCCGGACGGATATTTTGAAA ACAGCAGGAACCGAACCTGCGTTCCCTGCGAGCCCAACTGTGCCTCATGCCAGGACCATCCCGAGTACTGCACTAGCTGTGATCACCATTTGGTCATGCATGAGCACAAATGCTACTCGGCCTGTCCCTTGGATACGTACGAAACGGAGGATAACAA ATGTGCCTTCTGCCACTCGACTTGCGCCACCTGCAATGGCCCCACGGACCAGGACTGCATCACGTGCCGCTCGAGTCGATATGCCTGGCAAAACAAATGCCTTATTAGCTGTCCGGACGGATTCTATGCCGACAAGAAACGGCTGGAGTGCATGCCCTGCCAGGAGGGATGTAAGACCTGCACCAGCAACGGAGTTTGCTCCGAGTGCCTTCAAAACTGGACGCTGACCAAGAGGGACAAGTGCATCGTGAGCGGCAGTGAAGGCTGCAGTGAAT CGGAGTTCTTTAGCTTAAGTGAGGGACAGTGCCGCCCGTGCCACGCATCCTGCGGCAGCTGCAACGGACCGGCGGATACGAACTGCATGTCCTGCCCCCCGAATCGACTGCTGGAACAGAGTCGCTGTGTGAGCGGCTGTAAGGAGGGCTTTTTCATGGAAGCGGGCTCCCTTTGCTCACCATGTCTGCACACATGCAGCCAGTGCGTCTCGCGGACGAACTGCAGCAACTGCTCCAAGGGTCTGGAGCTGCAAAACGGCGAATGCCGTACCACCTGTGCCGATGG TTACTACAGCGATCGTGGCATTTGTGCCAAGTGCTATTTGAGCTGCCACACCTGCAGCGGGCCGAGGCGCAACCAGTGCGTCCAGTGCCCGGCTGGATGGCAACTGGCTGCCGGCGAATGCCATCCCGAGTGCCCCGAGGGCTTCTACAAGTCTGACTTTGGATGCCAGAAGTGTCACCATTACTGCAAGACGTGCAACG ATGCTGGACCATTGGCCTGCACTTCGTGTCCCCCGCACTCGATGCTCGATGGCGGCCTGTGCATGGAGTGTCTGAGCTCACAATATTACGATACCACGTCGGCAACCTGCAAAACGTGCCACGATTCGTGCCGCTCCTGCTTTGGACCCGGCCAGTTCTCCTGCAAGGCCTGTGTTCCGCCGCTCCACTTGGACCAGCTGAACAGCCAGTGCGTGTCCTGCTGCCAAAACCAAACGTTGGCCGAAAAGACTTCGTCAGCAGCGTGCTGCAATTGCGACGGAGTAACCG GCGAGTGCAAGGCCACGTCGACGGGTGGCAAGAGGCGCACGGTTGTTGGCAGCGGGAGTGCGTACAAAAGCAGCGAATCCAAGCACGGATCCTTTGAGAGCGATGGCAATGCCAGGGAGTTCGTCCTGCGACTGGACTCTCCGCTGACGGCGATCACAGCCATTGCTGTGGCCATATGCCTgctaataataacaatattctCCATAATTTTTGCTGTTCTACAG CGCAATAGCAACCATGTGTCCAGAAATTCAGTGCGATATAGGAAAATAGCGAACACGTCGTCGGGAAGGCGAAAGAACTTGTCAGCTAAGCCCACTAGCGATGCAAGATTCATTTTTAACATTGGCGAAGACGAAGATACAGATGGTGATAATTCCGATGACGAGATGGACGGCAACGTGGGCACGGATATAAACAGGATCGTCTACGACCGCAAAGGCAATGAACATGGACACGAATTTTACATTGAGAGTACAAATGATATAGATGCGATCGAGTTTCACTGCAAAGGAGCCCAGAAAGTAGAGACCCAACCACGTAGGTGCAATGCGAACGGAGATGATGATATTCTTCAATACGATaggaatacgaatacgaatgcgGACAGAAATCCGTCAACCACAAGCCGTACAAACATCCGTAGCTGA
- the LOC120455247 gene encoding furin-like protease 2 isoform X2 gives MSNTGSSRVTIGRIGSTPQITDPWSSGLEKKRPSRCGGPKSLGEPTYRKIGRRKILQMRVHDPGTTATQRATETATAKLNRIYLCTINRMAQSCIYFVLFLVILSPNTSCALRSSAGETQNYAGILSNDSASTTTYDVSSLHSSRRTNPPSSSANDDAYVDYHNDTELHKVDSGLTGGDRAGQAQAISGGKYDYNYKNTHTHASAKDEIVDPLEQQSNSLDFDGVDMFGAFSIPEEAIYTNEFAVNIPAGKQMADVIASKHGFINRGQIGSLDNYYLFQHHHVSKRSLRSSRKHQGALKSENEVKWMQQQHEKVRRKRDGPYQDLPTYSPYNLLRQHGGYVVDPNPHLSFSPESISLASHSQRMEYRDVSSHFIFPDPLFKEQWYLNGGAKDGLDMNVGPAWQKGYTGKGVVVSILDDGIQTNHPDLAQNYDPEASFDINGNDSDPTPQDNGDNKHGTRCAGEVAAVAFNNYCGVGVAYNASIGGVRMLDGKVNDVVEAQALSLNPSHIDIYSASWGPEDDGSTVDGPGPLARRAFIYGVTSGRQGKGSIFVWASGNGGRYTDSCNCDGYTNSIFTLSISSATQAGYKPWYLEECSSTLATTYSSGTPGHDKSVATVDMDGSLRPDHICTVEHTGTSASAPLAAGICALALEANPELTWRDMQYLVVYTSRPAPLERENGWTLNGVKRKYSHKFGYGLMDAGAMVSLAEQWTSVPPQHICKSRENNEDRKIDGAYGYTLATHMDVNGCAGTINEVRYLEHVQCRITLRFFPRGNLRILLTSPMGTTSTLLFERPRDIVKSNFDDWPFLSVHFWGEKAEGRWTLQVINGGRRRVNQPGILSKWQLIFYGTSTQPMRLKSELLNSSPQLRSPSSSNPFLFPSASNIGQPANEGGNFNTDSFASYLNYQNIFSSAGSDPEPATATLDGQNVTASIASGSSADTLGFTASAAQLVVAPETRDGDKKILHSCDAECDSSGCYGRGPTQCVACSHYRLDNTCVSRCPPRSFPNQVGICWPCHDTCETCAGAGPDSCLTCAPAHLHVIDLAVCLQFCPDGYFENSRNRTCVPCEPNCASCQDHPEYCTSCDHHLVMHEHKCYSACPLDTYETEDNKCAFCHSTCATCNGPTDQDCITCRSSRYAWQNKCLISCPDGFYADKKRLECMPCQEGCKTCTSNGVCSECLQNWTLTKRDKCIVSGSEGCSESEFFSLSEGQCRPCHASCGSCNGPADTNCMSCPPNRLLEQSRCVSGCKEGFFMEAGSLCSPCLHTCSQCVSRTNCSNCSKGLELQNGECRTTCADGYYSDRGICAKCYLSCHTCSGPRRNQCVQCPAGWQLAAGECHPECPEGFYKSDFGCQKCHHYCKTCNDAGPLACTSCPPHSMLDGGLCMECLSSQYYDTTSATCKTCHDSCRSCFGPGQFSCKACVPPLHLDQLNSQCVSCCQNQTLAEKTSSAACCNCDGVTGECKATSTGGKRRTVVGSGSAYKSSESKHGSFESDGNAREFVLRLDSPLTAITAIAVAICLLIITIFSIIFAVLQRNSNHVSRNSVRYRKIANTSSGRRKNLSAKPTSDARFIFNIGEDEDTDGDNSDDEMDGNVGTDINRIVYDRKGNEHGHEFYIESTNDIDAIEFHCKGAQKVETQPRRCNANGDDDILQYDRNTNTNADRNPSTTSRTNIRS, from the exons ATGTCAAATACGGGTTCCAGCCGAGTTACCATCGGTAGAATTGGATCCACGCCACAGATCACAGATCCATGGTCGTCCGGCTTGGAGAAGAAGCGACCTTCCCGCTGTGGAGGTCCCAAATCTCTCGGAGAGCCAACGTACCGAAAGATCGGACGGCGGAAGATACTCCAAATGCGAGTCCATGACCCTGGAACGACTGCAACACAAAGAGCAACAGAAACGGCAACGGCAAAACTCAATAGAATCTATTTATGTACAATTAACCGAATGGCACAGAgctgtatatattttgtattatttttagtaATCCTAAGCCCAAATACTAGTTGTGCTCTGCGGAGTAGTGCGGGTGAGACTCAGAATTATGCCGGAATACTCAGCAACGATAGTGCATCGACCACCACATATGATGTGTCGTCGCTGCACAGCAGTAGAAGAACAAACCCCCCATCATCATCTGCTAATGATGATGCTTATGTTGATTATCATAATGATACAGAGCTCCACAAGGTCGACTCAGGCCTTACGGGAGGTGATAGAGCGGGTCAAGCACAGGCCATTAGCGGCGGCAAATATGATTATAACTATAAAAATACTCACACACATGCCAGTGCGAAAGATGAAATTGTCGACCCGCTTGAACAGCAGTCGAATAGCCTCGACTTCGACGGGGTCGATATGTTTGGCGCCTTCAGCATTCCCGAGGAGGCGATATACACAAATGAGTTCGCCGTCAACATTCCAGCTGGCAAGCAAATGGCGGATGTTATAGCTTCCAAACATGGATTTATTAACAGAGGACAG ATCGGATCCCTGGACAACTACTACCTGTTTCAGCACCATCATGTATCGAAGCGTTCGCTGCGCTCCAGTCGCAAGCATCAGGGCGCTCTTAAATCAGAGAACGAG GTGAAATGGATGCAGCAACAGCACGAGAAGGTGCGCCGAAAGAGGGACGGCCCCTATCAGGACTTACCCACCTACAGTCCGTATAATCTTTTACGCCAACACGGCGGCTACGTTGTCGATCCGAATCCGCATCTTTCATTCTCCCCAGAATCGATTTCGTTAGCCTCGCACTCACAGCGTATGGAGTACCGGGATGTCAGCTCGCATTTTATCTTTCCGGATCCGTTGTTTAAGGAACAGTGGTATCTG AATGGCGGCGCCAAGGATGGCTTGGACATGAACGTGGGCCCCGCCTGGCAAAAGGGTTACACCGGCAAAGGCGTGGTTGTGTCCATTCTGGACGACGGCATTCAGACAAACCATCCCGACTTGGCCCAAAACTAT GACCCCGAAGCCTCTTTCGACATAAACGGCAACGATTCGGATCCCACGCCACAGGACAATGGTGACAACAAACACGGAACCAGATGCGCTGGCGAAGTGGCCGCGGTGGCTTTCAACAATTATTGCGGAGTGGGAGTGGCGTACAATGCCAGCATTGGTG GAGTACGAATGCTGGACGGAAAGGTCAATGATGTGGTTGAGGCACAGGCATTGAGTCTCAATCCCTCCCACATCGATATATACAGCGCTTCCTGGGGACCGGAGGATGATGGCTCCACCGTTGATGGTCCTGGTCCGTTGGCCCGCCGTGCTTTCATCTACGGAGTGACCAGCGGTCGACAGGGCAAGGGCTCGATTTTCGTTTGGGCCTCTGGCAACGGTGGGCGCTACACCGACTCCTGCAACTGCGATGGCTACACCAATTCGATCTTCACCCTTTCCATTTCGAGTGCCACTCAAGCCGGGTACAAGCCCTGGTACCTGGAGGAGTGCTCCTCCACGCTGGCTACCACCTACAGCTCCGGAACGCCGGGACATGACAAGAGCGTTGCCACCGTCGACATGGACGGCAGCCTGAGGCCCGATCATATCTGTACCGTGGAACATACGGGCACTTCGGCTTCGGCACCTCTGGCAGCCGGCATCTGCGCCCTGGCGCTAGAGGCCAATCCGGAATTGACTTGGCGCGACATGCAATACTTGGTGGTTTACACCTCAAGACCGGCGCCACTGGAAAGGGAGAACGGATGGACGCTGAACGGTGTGAAGCGAAAGTACAGTCATAAGTTTGGATACGGATTAATGGATGCTGGAGCAATGGTGTCGCTGGCGGAGCAGTGGACATCCGTGCCGCCGCAGCATATCTGCAAGTCGCGAGAAAACAATGAGGATCGCAAGATAGATGGTGCATATGGGTACACTTTAGCCACGCATATGGACGTTAATGGATGTGCGGGCACCATCAACGAAGTGCGTTACCTAGAGCATGTACAATGTCGCATTACGCTACGGTTTTTCCCGCGAGGAAATCTCCGCATCCTGCTCACCTCGCCGATGGGCACTACCAGTACCCTGTTGTTCGAAAGGCCGCGCGACATTGTCAAGTCCAACTTCGATGACTGGCCCTTCCTGAGTGTTCACTTTTGGGGCGAGAAGGCGGAGGGCCGCTGGACCCTGCAGGTGATCAACGGTGGCCGCCGGCGCGTCAATCAACCGGGCATCCTGTCCAAGTGGCAACTGATATTCTATGGCACTTCCACACAGCCCATGCGGCTCAAGTCTGAGCTGCTCAACAGCAGTCCCCAGCTACGCAGCCCCAGCAGCTCCAATCCATTCCTCTTCCCATCAGCCTCAAACATTGGCCAGCCTGCCAACGAGGGAGGAAACTTCAACACAGATAGCTTTGCCAGTTACCTTAACTATCAGAACATCTTTAGCAGCGCTGGCTCTGATCCGGAACCGGCAACAGCTACGCTTGACGGTCAGAATGTTACCGCATCGATTGCTTCCGGTTCATCCGCTGATACCCTTGGATTTACCGCCTCTGCTGCCCAACTGGTGGTGGCGCCCGAAACGAGGGACGGCGACAAAAAGATCCTGCACTCCTGCGATGCCGAGTGCGACTCTTCCGGCTGCTATGGCCGTGGACCCACACAGTGCGTTGCATGCAGTCACTACCGCCTGGACAA TACTTGTGTAAGTCGCTGCCCCCCGCGCTCCTTCCCAAACCAGGTGGGAATTTGCTGGCCCTGTCACGATACCTGCGAAACGTGCGCTGGCGCCGGACCCGACAGCTGCCTCACCTGTGCTCCGGCCCACCTGCACGTCATCGATCTCGCCGTCTGCCTGCAATTCTGCCCGGACGGATATTTTGAAA ACAGCAGGAACCGAACCTGCGTTCCCTGCGAGCCCAACTGTGCCTCATGCCAGGACCATCCCGAGTACTGCACTAGCTGTGATCACCATTTGGTCATGCATGAGCACAAATGCTACTCGGCCTGTCCCTTGGATACGTACGAAACGGAGGATAACAA ATGTGCCTTCTGCCACTCGACTTGCGCCACCTGCAATGGCCCCACGGACCAGGACTGCATCACGTGCCGCTCGAGTCGATATGCCTGGCAAAACAAATGCCTTATTAGCTGTCCGGACGGATTCTATGCCGACAAGAAACGGCTGGAGTGCATGCCCTGCCAGGAGGGATGTAAGACCTGCACCAGCAACGGAGTTTGCTCCGAGTGCCTTCAAAACTGGACGCTGACCAAGAGGGACAAGTGCATCGTGAGCGGCAGTGAAGGCTGCAGTGAAT CGGAGTTCTTTAGCTTAAGTGAGGGACAGTGCCGCCCGTGCCACGCATCCTGCGGCAGCTGCAACGGACCGGCGGATACGAACTGCATGTCCTGCCCCCCGAATCGACTGCTGGAACAGAGTCGCTGTGTGAGCGGCTGTAAGGAGGGCTTTTTCATGGAAGCGGGCTCCCTTTGCTCACCATGTCTGCACACATGCAGCCAGTGCGTCTCGCGGACGAACTGCAGCAACTGCTCCAAGGGTCTGGAGCTGCAAAACGGCGAATGCCGTACCACCTGTGCCGATGG TTACTACAGCGATCGTGGCATTTGTGCCAAGTGCTATTTGAGCTGCCACACCTGCAGCGGGCCGAGGCGCAACCAGTGCGTCCAGTGCCCGGCTGGATGGCAACTGGCTGCCGGCGAATGCCATCCCGAGTGCCCCGAGGGCTTCTACAAGTCTGACTTTGGATGCCAGAAGTGTCACCATTACTGCAAGACGTGCAACG ATGCTGGACCATTGGCCTGCACTTCGTGTCCCCCGCACTCGATGCTCGATGGCGGCCTGTGCATGGAGTGTCTGAGCTCACAATATTACGATACCACGTCGGCAACCTGCAAAACGTGCCACGATTCGTGCCGCTCCTGCTTTGGACCCGGCCAGTTCTCCTGCAAGGCCTGTGTTCCGCCGCTCCACTTGGACCAGCTGAACAGCCAGTGCGTGTCCTGCTGCCAAAACCAAACGTTGGCCGAAAAGACTTCGTCAGCAGCGTGCTGCAATTGCGACGGAGTAACCG GCGAGTGCAAGGCCACGTCGACGGGTGGCAAGAGGCGCACGGTTGTTGGCAGCGGGAGTGCGTACAAAAGCAGCGAATCCAAGCACGGATCCTTTGAGAGCGATGGCAATGCCAGGGAGTTCGTCCTGCGACTGGACTCTCCGCTGACGGCGATCACAGCCATTGCTGTGGCCATATGCCTgctaataataacaatattctCCATAATTTTTGCTGTTCTACAG CGCAATAGCAACCATGTGTCCAGAAATTCAGTGCGATATAGGAAAATAGCGAACACGTCGTCGGGAAGGCGAAAGAACTTGTCAGCTAAGCCCACTAGCGATGCAAGATTCATTTTTAACATTGGCGAAGACGAAGATACAGATGGTGATAATTCCGATGACGAGATGGACGGCAACGTGGGCACGGATATAAACAGGATCGTCTACGACCGCAAAGGCAATGAACATGGACACGAATTTTACATTGAGAGTACAAATGATATAGATGCGATCGAGTTTCACTGCAAAGGAGCCCAGAAAGTAGAGACCCAACCACGTAGGTGCAATGCGAACGGAGATGATGATATTCTTCAATACGATaggaatacgaatacgaatgcgGACAGAAATCCGTCAACCACAAGCCGTACAAACATCCGTAGCTGA